The genomic window TGAAGCGGGTTTGACAAGATTCTCCTCCCTCATTTACCGAACCGGATGAGGATCGGATCGAAAACTAAGTTACTCCTTGTCTTCTTCGCAGTTTTTTTGCGGATTTATCGTGACTGTCTGCCAGGATACTCGCCTAACAGTGATTCCATTTTTTATAACGACGTTCGTTGCATTTTTTATCGTGCATGAAAAGGACCCATTCCAAATAAAAAGCCTGGCCTTTCGGTATTTGTATTCATCCTGGGGAGCGGAAAATTCTCACTGGATCAATCTATTCTTCCGAAATTCAAAAAAATAAAATCCGAAAGGGAACTTCTTTTTCGGAAAAGAGTGGAAATCGTGTCGAAGTCAGAAAATAATTTCCAATCTAAGCTGGAACGTTATGAATCACTCTAAATCCAAAAATCGAAGCATAAACTCGCACGGAACGATTTCGGACATAGGCGCGGAAATCCGATCCGGAAAAATTTCTCCTGTTGACATTGTAAAAAACTGTCTTTCAAGATTCGAAAAACTCAATAAGAATCTCAACGCATTCATAACCGTACTCGGCGAACAGGCCATCGAAGAAGCGAAGGTCGCCGAAAAAGAAATTCAGACCGGAAACTGGAAAAGTCCGCTTCACGGTATTCCGATCGGGATCAAAGATATGTTCGATACGGCGGGAATTCGAACGACTGCCGGCTTTGAACACTTTCAAAATCGAATTCCGAAGCGGGATGCGGTAGCGGTAACAAAACTCAAAGAAGCCGGGGCGATCGTAATCGGAAAAACGAATATGCACGAACTTGCGATAGGAACTACTTCGATCGAAAGTTATTTCGGCTCCGTGCACAACCCTTGGAATCGGCAATACATCGCAGGAGGTTCCTCGGGAGGCTCTGCAGTCGCCGTCGCATCCGGATTTTGTTATGCGACATTAGATACGGACGCGATAGGTTCCTGTAGATTGCCGGCCGCCTGTTGTGGGGTAACCGGATTTAAACCGAGCTACGGATTAGTAAACTTGGAAGGAGTTCTCGCCGGTGAAAAAGCAGACGAGAAAATATTAAGAATCGCTCATGCGGCATTCATGGCTCGTAGTGCACTTGACGTAAAAATTTTAATTGACGTATTCTTAAATCACGAAACGAAATCGGAAATCGCAACCTCCCTAAATTCCAAATTTAGAATCGGATACGTTCTCAATTTTCACGCGACCGAAGAAATACGAAGTACGTTTCAAAAGACGAGGGATGTTCTTTTTTCTTTGGGTCATTCGTTTCAAGAAACCGAACTGGATATCTCGCCGAATTTCGATTCGAAAACTATGGAACAAGACAGAAAGGAAGTGAATCGACTTTTCTTTCAGGAAGTCGATCTTCTTATCCTTCCTACAACGACGGAAACCGTTCCCAAAATCAATGCCGCTTCCAAAAAAGGACCAATCGCGCTTTCCGCGGACAACACTTTCTTTTGTAATTACTACGGACTGCCTGCGATCAATCTTCCTTGCGGATTCGATACGAAAGGATTGCCCATCGGTTTCCAGATCGTCGGTGCCCCCGGAAAGGAGCATAACGTTCTAGAATTGGCGCGACAATTTCAAGACGTTACCCAGTGGCACCTGCGTTTTCCGAAGGGTTAATCGAAGCGACTGATTCTTATTTCTTATTTTTCAAGAATCGTTTTTAAATTCTTGAGACTTTCATCCATATTGCCAATGATCTTTTTCTGCTGATCAAAACAAACGTTCACGATAAAACTGATGACGGTCATCGGAAAAGACATACGATCATACATTCCCAGAGAAACCTTGGTTTGATTTTCTCCCACGGTTTTTGTGGTAGCGTACGAAGTAAAACTAGCCTCAAACGGTTTTTTAAAACGAATTTGAGTTTCGAACCTCTCCCCATCTATAATCCTTTTAATTTCCTGTTCCGCTGTCCCCACTTCAGGATGATTGCTCTCCCAAGCGCTCGTAAAACCGACTGTTCCGTCGACTCCTTTGAATTCTTTTTTCATATTCGGATCTTTTTTAGACCAAGCATTCCATTGTTCGTGATTCTTTAAATATCTGATATGATCGAAAACTTGCCTTTTAGATTTATGGATCACGATTTCTCGTTCGAGTTGAAAATCTTTCGGTGCGATCCATGCAAGAGCTACAATGAGTGCGACCAATCCGCCGACTATGTATAATATAATCTTCATATTCCATTTTCTCCTTTTACGAAATAAATTCCCTATCCGATCGATTGTAAATGTAAAAATCTACCCAATTATCCCGAATAGGACATTGGAAATGACGGTTAAATCAATTTTGCAGCAGCAGCCAATGCTCCAGCGAGGGTTTTCATTTTATCGTAGGATAAATTTGATTTATATACAATATTTCCATGATAAGGATTCGGAGGTGTTCGATTCATCAATGGATCTTTTTCGAGACACCAGCTTTCTTCTATTTCGTAGACTTCCTGTAATTTTTTAAATTTGGAAGTCAGTAGTTTTGCTATACCAAATTCTGAATTTTTTTTATCATTTTGTAGAAGTATTAATGCGTCATCATTTTCATAAAAGTTAATAGAAGATCTGCGACAATCATCTTTAGTGAGGTCTGCGTTTGCTGGATAGAAAGCGGGAGCCGTCACAGATGTTTTGTCATTTCCAACATGCGTGGCATCCCTAAGGCCACGTAAAAATTCTGACGCAAGCTCACCCATATACAACTATTAAGATATTACAAATAAGTTATTTAATAAATTCGGTAAGTAAGAAAAAAAATTTTCTTCGAAAAAACCGCTCTTAGAAATAAATGCTTCTTTTCTAAAGTCATGGAAATACCAGAATGAATTTTTAGGCTTTTCTTCTACACTAATTCCGAGCCTTGCTTCATCTATAATCCACTCAATAAGAATTGAGTGATCCTCTATGTAATGAATATCTAAAATTGGTAGTTTTAAATATCTTAAGTGAGAAGCATAATCTTTCAGAAACATTATCAGTTTAATAAATATTTTTTTCTGGTCATCCGTTACTGATTCAAGTTTATCAAAAGCATTAGCAGGTATAACACTGGATTCCATCGTCTCTACTGACTTATTTATTAAATTAGTATACCTATTTTGGCTAATTCTAGTTACTCTACGGGCAGATATACGATTTTTTAAAATGGGAAGATTAAGTTGCGCTTGTGATTCAAAAATTCTTTTAACGACTCCAATTAAATTTTCGTCAATCAAAAAAGTATCATTAGCCTCTTTGGCAAGTCCGCCAATAAAAAAGGATTGTTTACTTTCTACCAAAGCATTCATAATTCTTTGAATTTTTTCAAGCTCGATTGCAGATGTTGATTGAAGTTGATCTTCATCTTCTTG from Leptospira stimsonii includes these protein-coding regions:
- a CDS encoding SRPBCC family protein, which codes for MKIILYIVGGLVALIVALAWIAPKDFQLEREIVIHKSKRQVFDHIRYLKNHEQWNAWSKKDPNMKKEFKGVDGTVGFTSAWESNHPEVGTAEQEIKRIIDGERFETQIRFKKPFEASFTSYATTKTVGENQTKVSLGMYDRMSFPMTVISFIVNVCFDQQKKIIGNMDESLKNLKTILEK
- a CDS encoding amidase; this translates as MNHSKSKNRSINSHGTISDIGAEIRSGKISPVDIVKNCLSRFEKLNKNLNAFITVLGEQAIEEAKVAEKEIQTGNWKSPLHGIPIGIKDMFDTAGIRTTAGFEHFQNRIPKRDAVAVTKLKEAGAIVIGKTNMHELAIGTTSIESYFGSVHNPWNRQYIAGGSSGGSAVAVASGFCYATLDTDAIGSCRLPAACCGVTGFKPSYGLVNLEGVLAGEKADEKILRIAHAAFMARSALDVKILIDVFLNHETKSEIATSLNSKFRIGYVLNFHATEEIRSTFQKTRDVLFSLGHSFQETELDISPNFDSKTMEQDRKEVNRLFFQEVDLLILPTTTETVPKINAASKKGPIALSADNTFFCNYYGLPAINLPCGFDTKGLPIGFQIVGAPGKEHNVLELARQFQDVTQWHLRFPKG